A portion of the Juglans microcarpa x Juglans regia isolate MS1-56 chromosome 1D, Jm3101_v1.0, whole genome shotgun sequence genome contains these proteins:
- the LOC121266842 gene encoding endochitinase EP3-like translates to MVSLGITKNLLTQIILVGILLAGVVPGNVKGQNCGCAPNLCCSQFGYCGTGNEYCGPGCKEGPCTSSPTTPSTNGASVADIVTEAFFNGILNQASGNCPGKSFYTRAAFLDAVNSFNQFGKTGSADDSKREIAAFFANVAHETGSLCYIEEIDGASKDYCDESNTQYPCNPNKKYFGRGPLQLTWNYNYGAAGNSIKFDGLNSPETVATDPTISFKTALWFWMTNVHQVIGQGFGATIRAINGAIECNGGNSGAVQSRIKYYTQFCSQLGVAPGDNQSC, encoded by the exons ATGGTTTCACTTGGCATCACAAAAAACCTTCTAACCCAGATTATTCTAGTCGGAATACTCTTAGCAGGAGTTGTGCCCGGCAATGTGAAGGGTCAAAACTGTGGTTGTGCACCGAATCTATGCTGCAGCCAGTTCGGCTATTGTGGCACTGGCAATGAATACTGCGGCCCCGGGTGCAAAGAAGGCCCTTGTACTTCATCGCCTACGACCCCTAGTACTAATGGTGCTTCAGTGGCCGATATTGTGACAGAAGCTTTCTTCAATGGGATACTTAATCAGGCCAGTGGAAATTGCCCAGGAAAGAGCTTCTACACAAGAGCTGCATTTCTTGATGCTGTTAATTCGTTTAATCAATTCGGCAAGACTGGTTCTGCTGATGATTCCAAGCGTGAGATTGCAGCTTTCTTCGCCAATGTCGCGCATGAGACAGGAT CTTTGTGCTACATAGAAGAGATAGACGGTGCCTCGAAGGACTACTGTGATGAAAGCAACACACAATATCCatgcaatccaaacaaaaaatactttgGCCGTGGACCACTTCAATTAACTTGGAATTACAACTACGGAGCAGCCGGAAATAGCATCAAATTCGACGGATTAAACTCTCCTGAAACTGTGGCCACAGATCCCACTATTTCATTCAAGACGGCCTTGTGGTTTTGGATGACCAATGTTCACCAAGTTATAGGCCAAGGGTTTGGTGCAACAATTCGAGCCATCAATGGTGCAATTGAATGCAACGGTGGAAACTCCGGTGCAGTCCAATCTCGTATCAAGTACTACACTCAATTTTGCAGCCAACTCGGCGTTGCTCCTGGTGATAATCAAAGTTGTTAG